CAACACCGGAAAGCTTATTTTATTCTGACGCCTCGTCTCTGTTCAGCGGCAACACCGGAAAACTTATGAACAAATCTATGACGCCGCGTCTCTGTTCCGCGTTCGTTAAACGAACATGGCTATAATAAAACATGCAATAACTTAAAAAGCGTTTTCCCCCGAAGCGTTTGACTCTGTGCAGTGGAATTTTCTTCTCAATACTCTTGAGGCTATGTATTTTCCCCCGAAGTTCATTCACTGGATCTCACTGTGCGTCACAACAGCCTACTTTTCAGTTCAAGTGAATGGAGAACTAGCAGGATTTTTTAAAAGTGAACGAGACTTGCGGCAGGGTTGTGCTCTCTCTCCTTATTTATTTGTCATCTGTATGAATGTCCTTTCAAAGCTTTTGGATAAAGCAGCTTTGGATCGAAAGATTGGCTTCCATCCGAAATGCAAGAATCTTGGACTGACCCACTTGAGTTTTGCTGATGACATCCTAGTGTTTACTGACGGCAAAATTCGCTCCATTGACAGCATAGTTGCGGTGTTTGACAACTTTGCCAAAACATCAGGCCTTCACATAAGCATGGAGAAATCGACCATCTACTATGCTGGTGTGCAGGACTCGACTCGCCAAGTAGTCCACTCGCAGTACCAGTTTGAATCAGGTGAACTCCCTGTTCGATATCTCGGACTTCCTCTCCGTACTAAACGTATGGGAACTCAAGACTATCAGCCTCTTCTCAAACAGATAAGGAAATACATCAGTCTTTGGACCAACCGTTTTCTATCGATGGCAGGTCGATTCCAACTAATTTGTTCGGTTCTTATGAGCATAACTAATTTTTGGATGTCTTCCTTCTGACTACCGGGAGAATGCCTAAAGGAAATAGATCGTCTTTGCTCTGCTTTCTTGTGGTCATGTCCTACTTTGAATCCTAGGAAATCTAAGATTTCATGGGAGACAGTCTGCACACCAAAGAGAGAAGGGGGACTGGGCTTACAGCCGTTAAAAGAAGCAAATATGGTCAGCTATTTGAAACTTGTGTGGCGACTAACATCTCAGCGATCTTCACTGTGGGTTAAGTGGGTCCAGGAAAATCTATTTCGGAATGGGAACTTCTGGACAGTGAAAGAAAATACTTGTTTGGGATCTTGGATGTGGCGTAAACTTTTGAAGTATAGAGACAAAGCAAAGGCTCTTCATCGGATGGATGTTCAAAATGGACAATCAACTTCGTTCTGGTATGATACTTGGACAGATATGGGACCTTTAATCGATCAGGTAGGAGCAAGGGGCTGTATTGAGATGGGCATATCAGCTACGGCTTCAGTAGCATCTGCTGTAGCACGACGCAGACGTACTCACCGGGTAGATGTCTACAATTTGTTTGAGTCGGCTTTGGAGAACCAAAGGAACAAAATAACAGACAAAGCAAATGTCTCTTTATGGAAACAGAGTGGAGATAACTATCGGTCACAGTTCAGTACCAAAATAACTTGGAATCTGATTCGAAAAGAACATTCTCAGGTCCAATGGCACTCAGGGATTTGGTTTCAATATGCAACCCCAAAATATGCTTTCTGCACCTGGTTAGCTACCCACAACAGATTAACCACGGGTGATCGTATGGATGCTTGAAACAGTGGTATCAACTCTTTGTGTATCTTCTGCAACCAAGTGACTGAGACCTGCGACCACATTTTTTTCGAATGTGTGTCTCTACGGAAGTGTGATCCCTCTTAACAAAAGGGCTCCTATGTACCCGTTTCTCTGCAGCTTGGGGTGTTCTTCTCCAACTGATAATGGACACGACACTGGACTCTAAAACAAGGTTCTTGCTGCGGTACACGCTGCAGGCATCGGTTCACTCTATATGGAGGTAGAGAAATGATCGACTTCATGGCGCAACGCCTATGAACCCCGCCTCTTTGGTTAAGATGATTGACAAACAGATTCGTAACTGGTGTTTAGCGGTTTCAGCTACGGGTCACAGGAATTATGAAGCTCTGCTGCAACGCTGGTTCGCTTCAAGGGCCTAGGTTCTGTTTTCCAACACATGATCTTCTGTTTTTATCTCTTTAAAGTCAGTAAGGTCTAAACAGATATACTTGATGTACAAAAGTTTGTTTTCTTTGAATAAATTTTACAAATATTCAAAAACAAATAACTTAAAGATAACTCTAGAAAGCTTATGGCAGTCTCTTAATTATGGAATCTGACAATCTATGAACATATACACCACTTTTGAGCTTGTTTTAGAACTCTACATAAAATACAGAAGGCGAGGGTTAAGATGAACATGCTCAAATATTGATGGGAGAATAAGTAGCATACTAGAATTACGTTAAGGAATAAATTGTTACATCAAATGAGGCTCAATTATATAAGACTAACAATAATGCTTTTTTTCACTGCTCTCATTAATTTATAGTCTCTTAATCCAGGTGCTTAGCGTCATTGTTTGGGAGCAGAGATAAGTCAATAAGAAATCACAACCACATTCTTCTTTCTTTAGTTCTTACGGAGAAGTTGATTTGGGACAATGTCGTATTTGGGGCAACAGTAGTTTCTTGGTCAGAGAATATGCATCTTACTTCCAAAGAAACTATAAATTAAATCATACCCAAAGATGTATTAATGATGCACGAAGAAATTCTTCTAACCACTATATATTTGCCAAATATGATCATAGTGTTGTTTTTATAAGCTGAGAATATGATGTGGACTTCTGTTGAGTTACTTTCGTTCTATGAATTGAACTTTCAAGCCGTGAACTATAGACCAAAAATCACCAAAGAGCAGACAACACTCAAAACTACAGAAACCATATTCACCTTAGTCCACACTCAGGAAATTTTACGATTTTAGCTAAATATGTAAATAACAAATGTATTTGTTGAGTCTATATTGGTACTACAGGTATACAACACTCAAAACTATCTTGCCCTAGGAACTACCGTACTATCCAAGCTAATGTTAATTTCTTGAGATTCTAGCAGGCCTCCATTGTTACTTATCCTCGAATTTTCACATGCAATACATTCTTTTAGCTCGTTAATAACCTGAGACATGATTGGTCGTTTTGAGGAAGAAGTATCAGTGCATGACACTGCCAGCTCAAGAGCTCTCCACGCAGAATTAGAGTCATAATCCCCACAAAGTTTTGGATCCATGATCTCAGTTATATCACATTGGTTAAGCTTAGTGCCAACCCATTCCGCTACGTGATACTCTTCGGAGATCACGGGTTTGTTTGTGATCATCTCTAATAACACGACCCCATAACTATATACATCACTCTTCTCAGCCAACCGGTTTGTACGGTAATACCTACAATACAAGAGCATGGTAAAACTCAAACCATTTAAGAATGTATAGAAAATTTCAGAACAAGCGTGTGTGTGTGTGTAAACTACTTACTCGGGATCAATGTATCCATGAGTACCGGCAACTTCCGTGAATTCCTGAGATTCGCGTCCACCGAAAGATCTTGAGATCCCAAAATCAGCAAGTTTAGCCTTAAAATTCTCATCTAGCAATATGTTGGCAGTTTTGACATCTCTATGAACCATCGGTGGTGTGCATCCAACATGTAAGTACTCCAACCCTATGCAATAAAATCATCTATATCAACTGATTTGATGTAAAAACAATTGAATTGATATCTTGTCCTAAGGTTTTTTAACTTAGTAACCTAGTGCTGTCTCCAAAGCTGTTCGTAGACGAACACTCCAGTTGATGATGGATCTACCTCCTTTTCCTGTATACACAAAGATCATTCTGATTTTCTGAGTTTCATGAGTTACTGCTACACGTGAAATTTCTATAAAAAATATCACCTGACAAATGTTGTTTTAAGTCTCCATTGGGCAGAAACTCGTAGATGAGGGCCAAGTGATCTCCTTCGTAGCAATACCCGACGAGGCTCACCAAATTTGTATGGTGAACTCTCAGAAGAAGATCAACCTAAGGCAAGACCCATATCAAGAAAATATTGAAATCTATTACCTTAGTGAATGTAGAAACAAATTATATAGTTTAACTGGGAAGGCTAAAGAATTATGAAAACCTCTGCTTTGAATTGTTCATAGCCTTGAGTTGAAGTTTGAGAGAGTAGTTTAATAGCCACTTCGGAACCATTTACAGTACCTTGATACACCATACCAGAACCTCCTTTGCCAATAACTCTTTGGAAGTTATTTGTCATTTTGACGACCTCAGAGTATGTGAACCTTCTGCTTTTCTTATTAGCAAATGTATCATTCACCATAGATGTACCTGGTGGCAGGGGTAGATCTATAATCAGCATAAGGGCGTTACCATAAAAGTTTTTTATATGTTATGACATTCACAAGAATCCCTAGATTTTTTTATTTAAAGTCTATCTTGCCAGTACCTCCCACAGCAGTTGCTTTTTTCTTTCTCCATACAAGGAAAATAACCAATACAGCAATGACTACGGCCGCAGAAGCAATTGATGCAACAATTGGCACAAGAACTTTCTTCTTAGGTCGTTTTCTACATGCATTAGAGAGACAAAGCATGGGGTTTCCATCAACCCTACAAGTAGACAAGGTTTGTTGAGGACAACAGTTGCACAACGCAAAAGGGCTTGTGGATTGTTACTGAATATATTTGAAAAGATATGAGGAAGGTTTCTTACAATAGCTCTAGTCCTTGCTTTTGTAGAGCTTGTGGAATTGAGCCATTAAGATTGTTCCTACTCAAGTTTCTGTCAAAAGACGACTATGATCTGAGTTGAATTTTTTTTTTTTTTTTGTAACTGGCTTCATCTGAGTTGAATTTTGAAAAGCATTATAAAATATGTTGAGAGAAACTTACATGAACATCAAGGATTTCATGTTGCCTAGAAACTCTGGCACTCCTCCAGTCAAGTTATTATTTGACAAGTCTCTAATGTTAGCAAGAGAGAGTATGGTAACCATATCTTAGCCAATATATCCCATCTCTATAGTAACAACATTTCACCTCTAATCAACAATGAAAATACTTACAGTTTTTCTAGTTGTGGAAGATTTTGAACAGCAGCTGCGATGTTTCCAGTTAAACCACTTGAAGATAAGTTTCTGGGCATTGTTGAAAATTACATTCAAAAGTGTTAATGATCACAATTAAATACCAAGAGATCTTGAAGAGTGAGTGAGTGTGCATGCATGTGTAGTACGTACTGAACTCACGACTTACAAAGAAGTGATTCTTGGCGATATAGACATATCCGTGTTACTACAGTTTAGCCCGCCCCATAAAAACTGTCGAGGGACGCATGGATCGCCTTGCCAAGCTATTCTACTCAATCCATACTTGGCTTCAATGTTTTTTATAGCAGCCACTTACATTAAAAAAAGTTTAAATGATGTTAACAATTAATCTATGAACTGTCACAAGTACTATTATGTTTATGATTTGTTTCCGCATACCATCGTTTTCATCGGTTTCAGATTGAGGAAATCGGATGACTGTGAAGATTTCCAAGGCGTTAATTAGAGGTGAAAGAGTTGATCTGTTGGTTCTTGTGAGCTGCAAAATGCATTCCATTCCTTGGCAAGTTCCCACGCTTGAAACAGTAGTTATATCAAGCTTCTTAGGAATGATAGGGTCAGATAAAACTTCTCCGTTCAATGAGATGTTGAACTCTCTGGTATCCTTTGCCTGCAAGTCTTGGATCTCGGCAAAGTGTGCGTAAAAGTAGTACTCTTCACCAGAACCTCCTGAAGGCAATTCAATCGTTAATGGCGCATTAGCATCAGTAGGCGTGGCAGCATGTATCAGCACATCTTTTGGTGGAACATATTTGTTGGAATTGTTCACGTCAAGAGCGGTGGAAATTTGTGTCCATTCCTTTTGAAAGCTGGCTCCATTATGTGCTACCCATTCGCGATCATAGATATCTTTCATGTACCTGTGAAGTGAATAGTATTGTTTTAGCAGTACGATGGGTAAATAAGATTAAACAGACTCTTTTGTTTCAAATTAAATGTCACTTTAGAGTAAACTTTCTGTTACAATATATGTCACTTTATAATTTCAGTGCAACTTTTGTCATTACTTATCTATTTTATTCCTAACTAAATGAAAAAGCAAGAAATGCTTTAGAATTTCAATAGTCAAACACTGGTAAAACTGAATATTTAATTCGTTTTTCTTAATTTGTTTAAAATAACCTTAAACAACATCATAATTTGAAACGGATGAACTGGGAATTTATCTTGGAAACTGGTTACAAAAGTGCAAAACATACAGAAGCAAACCAGAGCTGGAGAGGAGAAACGTTGTTAAACTAATATTCACTTACCTTATATTAGATCCTGACTTGCTGAAGTAGCTCCGGGAGAGACGCATCAAGGAACCAGACTTAGTGATATAAGAATCGTTTCCCAGTGCCCGTATCTCCAAAGCCGATATGAACGGCGTAGTTTCCCCAGTCTTGACAAGACAAATCTGCAACGAGTCTGACGTTGGCATGTGTAAGATCTCTTCGTTAGTACTATTCGTCCCTAGCCTTTGGAAATCTATCGTGGCCCATAGATTAGGTCCAAGATACAGATCAAACTTGGGTTTAACGTCAAAACCATCGTAATTCCCATATACAAACCTAGCCACGATCATATGTGTCCTGCCTTTCTCAACTTTTAGACCGTAGCAGTTCCGTATCCCATCTGGAAAATATCTAAGCGTCTCGTAAGGCTTCGCGAATCCCTCAGGATTTTCTCGGATTCGACCATTTCTTCCGCTACGTATGAACGTTTCGTCCGAAGTGAACATCAGTTTAGTATAACTCTCTTCATAAGGAGACGTTTCATTCGCGGGCAGCCCGCAATCCAAACTGGTGAATCCTGTTAACAGACATTGTAATCCACTTCTGAGAACCCAAACTTTCCGAAAAGAATGTTTCAAAAAATATATAATAATAATACCTTGTTGGCCTTGAGCTTGAATAATATGGATGATGGCGATTAGTGACAGCAATAGCCCAAGAAATTTTGTCATATTCTCTTACCTGCCAAGGGAATATCAAGAAAATCATTCCCAGGCTGTGGAAGATAAAGGGAGCATAAGTTACAAAAAAAAAAAAAAAAAAAATATAAAAATAAAGGGAGCATGTATAAAGCTAAAAGAAAGACTTTTCAAGTCCTTTCTAAAATAGACTTTGTCAAATCAACAGAAACGAGTAAACGAGTTTTCTAGACTAGTAGTGCAACTCCACCGACGGAATTAAAGGACAAGAGTGGCCCAACATCACCATCATTAACATATTCATGGAAAATATGGAGCAGAGACAGAATCACGTTAAGATTTAAGAAGGAACTATTACATCAAAGACGAAGACTCAATTATATTAAGACTATTACATCAAAGACGAAGACTCAATTATATTAAGACTATTTTACCAAAAAAACAAATTATATTAAGACTAGTCCAACAGCAATCTACTTTCTTTGTTTGACTAGTAACATATTATTTCGTTTAAGGGCAGAGATAAGTCAAAGAGAAGAGATTACAACCATTTTCTGTTTCTTTTAGTTTTTCTTTATAGAGAAGTTGATATAGGACCGTGTCATATTTGGTACAACATTGGTTTTCTTGAGCCACACACGATATGTATCTTTACACTTCCAAAGGAGATCAAACAAAAGTATATAAGAAAAACAAGTTCCAGAAGGGATTAAACACTATTTATTAAGAGTAACTCTAATCAAAACTCATACTTAACTCTAATCACAACTCATACTTAGAAGTTCAAATTCTCTCAGGAACTTGAGTTTAGGTAACTCACCCGTATGTTTGAACACATCTCATCACCTCTGATGGCTGAAGCACTCGCCATCCGGTCAGCCCTCCTCCACGCCCTCGACGCTGGAATCACTTTAATCTGCATCAAGTCAGACTGTCAGGCACTAATCAATGCCCTCTCCTCGAAGTATCACTCGGCGGATATCTACGGAATCATTCGGGACATCGAGGCTCTATCTTATCATTTTTCTCGCATTTCTTTTAGTTTCATTCCGCGATCACAAAACTTTATGGCTGATACCTTAGCCAAATCTGCTATGTACTCTGCTTTCCCCAACTAGTTTTGGTTGGAGGTCTAATTAATTAATTATTGTGTTCAAAAAAAAAGGTAACTCACAAGCAGTACACTTAAAACAAATTGACATGTGCTCAAGACACGATGAAACCAAAAAACACCAAAGAACATAGAATATGAGATTTGTCAATGAGGAGTTAATTCCCTCACCTAACGTTTGAAGGTCTAAATGAACATTTATTTAGACTTGATAGATTGATAGACTTGACCGGGTCTCGAGGATATTGCTTTAGGCATTCCAATCAATACTACTGTGGAGGTAGTAGTCCAAACATACAGACGTCGCAGACACAGAGTGGAGACTTTGGTTCAGATAGAGAGAGAGATTCTAAATCTTCGGATCAGAGGCCTATCACTAGAAGATGACACTCGACTGTGGAAAACAGAGGCAGGGAACTTCCAGTCTTGTTTTAGTACGAAGCAAACTTGGGAGATCATAAGAAGTCACTCCCCGCGTGTTACTTGGAGCAAAGGGGTGTGGTTTAGGGGCATGATTCCAAAGTATTCGTTCATAACATGGCTCGCTACTCAGGATCGTCTAGCTACAGGGGACAGGATCCTAAAATGGAACCCACAAGCTGATACTCTGTGTTTGTTGTGTAAGAGCTCCATGGAATCAAGAGATCACCTATTTTTCACCTGTCCTTATTCTCAAACTATCTGGTCTGGCCTTGTGGGTAGGCTGTTAGCCTCTCGGTTCTCTAACAATTGGAATCAGATTCTGAGTATTGTGGCTGAGGGTACTAGGGATGCAACAACAACTTTCCTGATTCGGTATTCATTTCAAACAGCAGTATACTCGGTGTGGCAGGAGAGAAATGGCCGTCGGGTGGGAGAACGAGAGTGGTCAGCTGCTCTGTTACTCTCAAGAATTGATAAGCAAGTGCGAAATCGCATCTCTTCAATAAACAGGGCATGACGTTCAAGACTACAAACTGCTATGCAGCTTTGGTTTGGAAGTCGATAGCTTATAGTTAATCTTGTACAGAAGTTGAGTTAGTATCATTCTTTTCCAAACAATGATGCATTTATTGTACAAAAGGTTTTGAGATGAATAAATTTAGCATTCATTCAAAAAAAAAAAAGGTCTAAATGAAAGTTGTGTTTAAAAAAAAAAAAGAAGAGATTTTTCAATTTCTCAAAGCCAAATGACTAATTGATTTTTAATTCCATATTGGTACAATAGGTAGACAACATCAAAACTATCTTGCTCCAGGAACCACCGAAGTATCCAAGACAATGCTCACTTGTTGAGATTCTATCCCTCCATTGTTATTCATCCTCGAGTTTTCACACACAATACACTCTTTTAACTCGCTAATAACCTGAGACATGGTTGGTCGTTTTGAGGAAAAAGGATCAGCGCATGACATTGCCAGCTCAACAGCTCTCCACGCAGAGTTAGAGTCATAAGCCCCGCCAAGGTTTGGATCCATGATCTCAGTTATATCACCTCTCTTAAGCGTAGAGCCAACCCATTCTGCTATGTGACACTTTTCAGAAATCACAGGTTGGTTTGTGATCATCTCCAATAACACGACCCCATAACTATAGACATCACTCTTCTCAGCCAACCGACTTGTACGGCAATATCTGCAAAAACAAAAACATGGTATATACTATTTAACCATTGAAGAAGGTGTAGAAAAATCAAGATCAAACGTGTGTTTGTATTTTAAAATAGTAAAAGAAACTTACTCAGGATCAAGGTATCCACAAGTACCAGCAATCACTGTTGAATCCTGAGATTCGCATCCACTTTGGAAAGATCTTGAGAGGCCAAAATCAGCGAGTTTGGTCTTGAAATTCTCATCTAACAATATGTTTGCTGTTTTGACATCTCTATGAACCATTGGTGGTGTGCATCCAATATGTAAGTACTCCAGTCCTATGCATTGGAACCATGTATTGATTTGTTGTAAACCTAATTGAATCGATATCTTATCTTTAAGGATTTTAACTTAGTACCAACCTAATGCTGCCTCCAAAGCTATCTGTAGTCGAATTCTCCAGTTGATGATAGGTCTACCTCCTTTTCCTGTATATTTAGATTATCATATCTACTAGAGTATTCTAAGTTTCAAAAGTTAATACTATGTACACGTGAAATAACTAGAAAATATTACCTGACAAATGTTGTTTCAAGTCTCCATTAGGCAGAAACTCATAGATGAGGGCCAAGTGATCTCCTTCATAGCAATACCCGACGAGGGTCACCAAATTTGTATGGTGAACTCGTAGAAGAAGATCAACCTAAGGTAATGTTCATTTCAATAAAATATTTACATTCATAACCAATGCTAAAAACAGATCATAGAACAGTTACAGAACTACGAATACCTCTGCTTTAAATTCTTTATAGCCTTGAGCTGAAGACTGAGAGAGTAGTTTAGCAGCAACCTGTTGAGAGCCGTTTATAGAACCGTGATACACCATGCCGAACCCTCCTTTACCTAAAACTCTTTGGAAGTTATTTGTCATTTTGATGACCTCTGAATATGTGAACCTTCTGCTGTTCTTATTAGCAAATGTATCATTCACTGTAGGCGTACTTTGTGGCCGAGGTAGATCTGTCCATCAAAAAACTAAGGACGTTACCGTTTTAAAAAAAATCTGCATATATCTTCTAATGTAAAGGAGCAACAACATTCAATAGATGATAAGTTTTATTATTTGAGGTCGCTCATGAAAATACCTTTTACAGTCTTTGATCTTTTCTTTCTGAGTACAAGGAAAAGAACCAATACAGCAATGGCAATGGCTGCAGAAGCAACGACGGAAGCAACAATGGGCACAGAAACTTTATTCTTAAGTAATTTCCTGCTTGGACCGGAGGCATGAAGACCTGGGTTTCCTTCGACACTGTTGTTAAGGACATCAAATGCACCTAAGGGTTATAGATAATGAATGATAATTTCAAAATCTATGCGGAAAGTTTCTTACAATAGCTCCAATCCTTTTCTTTGTAAGGCTTGAGGAAGTAAACCATTAAGATCGTTCCCGCTTAAATTTCTGTCAAAGATGATTATGAACTGTGTCCAATTCTGAAAAGAATTAGAAAATATATAGAGAGAAACTTACATGACTAACAACGATTTCATGTTGCCTAGAAACTCTGGCACTCCTCCAGTTAAATTATTATTGGACAAGTCCCTAATGTTAACAAAGGGAGAATAAACAGATGGTTAATCAAATTCCCAACCATACATATATATAATACTAATTTCTCGCCTCTAATTAACAAGCGTCATACTTACAGTTTTTCTAGTTCCGTAAGATTTTGAATGGCAGATGCTATGGTCCCAGTTAAACCACTTGAAGACAAGTTTCTAGGAAATGTTCAAAATCACAAAGCGTATCAATTACTAGCAGAACTTAAAGCGTGTGTGTAGTGTACTACTAAACTTTCTGACTTACAAAGAAGTGATTCTTGGTGGCACGGACCTATCCGCGTTTGTGCAGTTTAAACCGTCCCACCTAAGCTGCTGAGGGAAGCATGGATCACCTTGCCAGTTGATTCTACTTAATTCATAGTTGGTGGCGATGCTACGTATAGCATTCACTGACATCAGAAAGGTTTTAATGTCTTGAGTTCTCTATTGTATAATAAGAAAGCATAGAACTGGAAAAAGAAAGTCACGCACCGTCGCTTTCATCGGTTTCGGACAGTGGAAACTGGATGACTGTGTAGACTTCAAAAGCATTAAGTAGAGGTGGAAGAGTTGATCTGTTGGTTCGTATCAGCTGAACACTGCATTTCCCTCCATCACAAGTTCTCGATGACTTGCTGAAGATAGTATTTGTTCCAAACTTTAAGGGAGTTAGAGGCCCATAAAAAAAATCTCCATTCCAAAACATGTTGAATTCTCTGGTTTCATTTGCCTGCAAGTCTTGGATCTCAGAAAAGTGTGCGTACAAGTGATATTGGGCATCAGGATTTGCTGAACTCCATCGAATCGTCAGTGGCCCACTGGCATTAGTAGGCGTGGCAGCATTTTTTAGTGCATCCTTCGGTGGATCATAAGAGTTGGGCCTGCCAGCGTCAAGAGTGGTGGAAATCTGAGTCCATTCCTTCCAAAAGTACGGATTCCAAATGCGATCATAAGTATCGTTGGCGTACCTGAGAACAATGTTGTTTTTGAAATTGATTATTCGTCTACAAGTTCTTTAACAAATCACAGCACAAAGGTAGTAAAGATAAAAGAATACATATAGAATGAAAACAGAGAAGAAGATGAAAAAAAAAATCAAGGCTGAACTCGACTCACTCACCGTAGAATATTAGATTCTGACTTTCTAAGATAACTCCGGTGGTGTAGATTCAGGGAGCCAGATTTAGTGATATAACAGTCATTTTCCATTGGCCTCAATTCCAAAGTCGATATTAGCGGT
This genomic interval from Brassica oleracea var. oleracea cultivar TO1000 chromosome C2, BOL, whole genome shotgun sequence contains the following:
- the LOC106327198 gene encoding probable LRR receptor-like serine/threonine-protein kinase At5g59680, which produces MESSLVLWLVLIATLAIVHSVQAQDQKGFISLDCGLPENEQSRYNDTTTGLNFSSDAAFIQSGKTGKIQASSVGRLMKPYTTVRYFPDGTRNCYSLNVQSWRRYLIRATFTYGNYDGLNVQPVFDLYLGPNRWATIDLETMVNGSRVEILHKPTSNSLNICLVKTGETIPLISTLELRPMENDCYITKSGSLNLHHRSYLRKSESNILRYANDTYDRIWNPYFWKEWTQISTTLDAGRPNSYDPPKDALKNAATPTNASGPLTIRWSSANPDAQYHLYAHFSEIQDLQANETREFNMFWNGDFFYGPLTPLKFGTNTIFSKSSRTCDGGKCSVQLIRTNRSTLPPLLNAFEVYTVIQFPLSETDESDVNAIRSIATNYELSRINWQGDPCFPQQLRWDGLNCTNADRSVPPRITSLNLSSSGLTGTIASAIQNLTELEKLDLSNNNLTGGVPEFLGNMKSLLVINLSGNDLNGLLPQALQRKGLELFVEGNPGLHASGPSRKLLKNKVSVPIVASVVASAAIAIAVLVLFLVLRKKRSKTVKDLPRPQSTPTVNDTFANKNSRRFTYSEVIKMTNNFQRVLGKGGFGMVYHGSINGSQQVAAKLLSQSSAQGYKEFKAEVDLLLRVHHTNLVTLVGYCYEGDHLALIYEFLPNGDLKQHLSGKGGRPIINWRIRLQIALEAALGLEYLHIGCTPPMVHRDVKTANILLDENFKTKLADFGLSRSFQSGCESQDSTVIAGTCGYLDPEYCRTSRLAEKSDVYSYGVVLLEMITNQPVISEKCHIAEWVGSTLKRGDITEIMDPNLGGAYDSNSAWRAVELAMSCADPFSSKRPTMSQVISELKECIVCENSRMNNNGGIESQQVSIVLDTSVVPGAR